One genomic segment of Brassica napus cultivar Da-Ae chromosome A3, Da-Ae, whole genome shotgun sequence includes these proteins:
- the LOC106441043 gene encoding probable xyloglucan endotransglucosylase/hydrolase protein 17 produces the protein MKSSCGTRFAFLVLFLFAVQSVCVNAGTGSFHKDVKIHWGDGRGKIHDNEGKLLSLSLDKSSGSGFQSNDEFLYGKAEVQMKLVPGNSAGTVTTFYLKSPGTTWDEIDFEFLGNISGHPYTLHTNVYTKGSGDKEQQFHLWFDPTREFHTYCITWNPERIIFTVDNVPIREFKNSESIGIPFPKIQPMRLYASLWEAEHWATRGGLEKTDWSKAPFTAFYRNYNVEGCVWANGKSSCAANSPWYTQKLDQRGMNRVKWAQRNYMVYNYCTDKKRFPKGVPAVCT, from the exons ATGAAGTCTTCTTGTGGTACAAGGTTTGCGTTCTTGGTTCTCTTTCTCTTTGCGGTACAATCAGTGTGCGTCAATGCCGGTACCGGTAGCTTCCACAAAGATGTGAAGATACACTGGGGTGATGGCCGTGGAAAGATTCACGACAATGAAGGAAAACTTCTTTCTCTTTCCCTTGACAAGTCCTCTGGATCCGGTTTCCAATCGAATGATGAGTTTCTCTATGGCAAAGCCGAGGTTCAAATGAAACTTGTCCCTGGTAACTCTGCTGGAACAGTCACAACTTTCTAT cttaaATCACCAGGTACTACGTGGGATGAGATTGACTTTGAGTTCTTGGGAAACATTAGTGGTCATCCGTATACTCTTCACACTAATGTTTACACAAAGGGGTCAGGAGACAAAGAACAACAGTTTCATTTATGGTTTGACCCAACCCGTGAATTTCACACGTACTGCATCACATGGAACCCCGAAAGAATTAT TTTTACAGTTGATAACGTTCCCATTAGAGAGTTCAAGAACTCCGAGTCGATCGGAATCCCTTTCCCAAAGATCCAACCAATGAGACTCTACGCTAGCCTTTGGGAAGCTGAGCATTGGGCTACAAGAGGAGGATTAGAGAAGACAGATTGGTCAAAAGCTCCTTTTACTGCTTTCTACAGAAACTACAATGTGGAAGGATGTGTTTGGGCTAATGGTAAATCATCTTGCGCTGCTAACTCCCCATGGTACACTcagaaactcgaccaaagaggcaTGAACAGAGTGAAATGGGCGCAGCGTAACTACATGGTCTACAACTATTGCACCGACAAAAAGAGGTTTCCCAAAGGTGTTCCTGCAGTGTGCACTTAA